The following is a genomic window from Apodemus sylvaticus chromosome 10, mApoSyl1.1, whole genome shotgun sequence.
GCCAGTGATGAAGACATAATGTAATTAATCCATCCTTGGGGTCCAAACTGGTGTAAATAGAAGGAAGGCAAGAGATAGGAACAACGAATAATCTAACCAAGCCGTGtaaagaattctttctttccataaaTCCCTCCCTCATTCTCAGCTCCTTTCTATCCAGAAAGGTGTTCAGATAATGAGATGTTTGTTCAGCAGACATTCTCATCTGGAGGAATCAGTCTTTTCCCAGAATGAGATTCCAGGGGAAATTTGAGTTCTGTGCAGTCCACTGTCTCACTAGACGTTTGCCTCAGGGAGAGATATAAATGTCTCTGAGAATATTCTTATTCCTACCAGGCAGGCAGGCTACAGGGATGGCACAGTGGGTACTGAGGAGCTTTAAGGTCCAATTGGAGACCACAGAGCAGGGGCCTGAAGGGTGCTGCACTGACAGGTACATGCAGCTGCCcggagaaggaaggagtgggagaCCTGGAGGGGGCCAACCCACCACAGCTGAGTGGACACAGAGAATAGTGTGGGAGCCAGCTTGTTCTCAGGTGCACCCCCAAGCATTGCTCTCTGGCCTTTCAACCCTCTTCCTTTCACATCCAaagctccctcccctccctaaCAGTTTATCCCTACTCCACAGCTCTTTGTGAATGTCTGATTTCCCCAGCCTTACAGCAATCTGTCTGAGGCTCAGGTTCTCCTAACAACATTCATGTCTTCTGGAGTCACCACCACTTAGGGTTCCTAACTAGGTGTTTTGAAGGCATCAGAGAAGCAGACTATGATCAAGATATCAGTTATATGTTCTTTTTTGAATTTTGAGACTACTTTGACATGCAAAGgatttaccacattggttacatatgtaaatttctctccagtatgaattatTTCATGCCTTTGAAGAAGATAATGAGAGGCAAAGGATTTACCACATTGTTTCCATTGATAAGGTTTGTgctcttttatgtatttgaagataactttgacatgcaaaggctttaccacactggttACAGTCATAGGGTTtgtctccagtatgtgttttttaTGGGTTTTGAGATTACATGGTTGTCAATAGAATTTACTACACTGactacattcatagggtttctctccagtgtgtgatCTTTTATGACTTTGAAGCCTACTATGACAGGCAAAGACtgtaccacattgattacatttttaaggtttctctccagtatgaaatATTTCATGCCTTTGAAGTTGACCATGAGACACAAAGTATTTAccacattgcttacattcataaggcttcCCTTCAGTaagtgttcttttatgtatttgtagaGAATTTGTTTTGAataggctttaccacactgattactcATGAagggtttctctctagtatggATTCTTTTATGTATTCAAAGACTATTACATGCAAAGGATTTACTGTGATATTcataagatttctctccagtatgtgttcttttatggttttTGAGATGACTTTGTCGGGAATAgcctttatcacattgattacatttgtagggtttctctccagtatgtattctatTATGTTTTCAAAGATTACTtggacatgcaaaggctttaccacattgattacattcaaatggcttctctccagtataGGTTCTTTTATGCCTGTGAAGACTACTTTGACatggaaaggctttaccacattgattacacttgTAGGGTTTTTCTCTAGTATGTGTTCTCTTATGACTGTGAAGACTACTATGAcgggcaaaggctttaccacatttgttacattcataaggcttctctcccgtgtgtgttcttttatgtatttgaagatAACCATGAcatgcaaaggttttaccacattggttacattcataaggcttctctcccgtatgtattcttttatgtatttgaagataaccatgacatgcaaaggctttaccataTTGGTTACattcatgtttctctccagtatgtattcttttatgtatttggagacaaATTTGTTTTGAATAGACTTTATCACATTGGTTacacttgtagggtttctctccagtatgtgttcctTTATGGTGGTAAAGACTACtatgacatgcaaaggctttaccacattggtcacattcatagggtttctctccagtatgtgttcttttatgtatttggaggtGACTATTTTGGGAATATGCTTTGTTACACTGATTATacttgtaaggtttctctccagtatgtgttcttttatgtatttgaagatTACTTttatatgcaaaggctttaccacattgattacattcataggacttctctccattttgtgttcttttatgtcttctgaGATAACTCTGAACTGAAAAGGCTTCATCATATTGATTATGTTTGTAGGGTTTCCCTCTAGTGTGTAATCTTTTATCTATTTGGAGACTACCGTGATGTGCAAAGGATTCATCATATTGAATAAtttcataaggcttctctccagtatgaattctttcatgtctTTGAGGATAACTGTGACAGGCCAAGGCTTTTCCACACTTAGTATATTCagagggtttctctccactatgacttcttctGTGCCTGCCAAGATAATTGGTACATGTGAAAACTTTACCACAGTCATTACACCTT
Proteins encoded in this region:
- the LOC127693446 gene encoding zinc finger protein 431-like gives rise to the protein MLTIGGNKVHPVGGRGDQVLAYFGRQSQDAVTYDDVNMNFTPEEWALLDPSQKSLYKDVMLETYRKLTAIGYNWEDHNIEEHCQSSRRHARHRRSHSGEKPSEYTKCGKALACHSYPQRHERIHTGEKPYEIIQYDESFAHHGSLQIDKRLHTRGKPYKHNQYDEAFSVQSYLRRHKRTQNGEKSYECNQCGKAFAYKSNLQIHKRTHTGEKPYKYNQCNKAYSQNSHLQIHKRTHTGEKPYECDQCGKAFACHSSLYHHKGTHTGEKPYKCNQCDKVYSKQICLQIHKRIHTGEKHECNQYGKAFACHGYLQIHKRIHTGEKPYECNQCGKTFACHGYLQIHKRTHTGEKPYECNKCGKAFARHSSLHSHKRTHTREKPYKCNQCGKAFPCQSSLHRHKRTYTGEKPFECNQCGKAFACPSNL